One window of uncultured Erythrobacter sp. genomic DNA carries:
- the mscL gene encoding large conductance mechanosensitive channel protein MscL, with protein sequence MLSEFKAFIAKGNVIDLAVGVIIGAAFGAIVKSLTDEIIMPIVGAIFGNIDFSDRYLVLSGEVAPGTPLAAAREAGANVLGLGAFVSVIINFVILAFIIFLMVRYVSKVTAQFAKKEEEAAPAGPTEIELLAEIRDALKK encoded by the coding sequence ATGCTGTCGGAATTCAAGGCATTCATCGCCAAGGGCAATGTCATCGACCTCGCCGTCGGGGTCATCATTGGCGCGGCGTTCGGCGCCATCGTCAAGTCGCTGACCGACGAGATCATCATGCCGATCGTCGGCGCGATTTTTGGTAACATCGACTTTTCCGACCGTTACCTTGTCCTGTCGGGCGAGGTTGCACCGGGCACGCCGCTCGCCGCGGCGCGCGAGGCCGGGGCAAATGTGCTGGGGCTGGGCGCGTTTGTATCGGTGATCATCAACTTCGTGATACTCGCCTTCATTATTTTCCTGATGGTGCGTTACGTGAGCAAAGTGACGGCGCAATTCGCGAAGAAGGAAGAGGAAGCCGCACCCGCCGGGCCGACCGAGATCGAGCTGCTGGCCGAGATTCGGGACGCGTTGAAGAAGTAA
- a CDS encoding SDR family oxidoreductase, with the protein MVGRVAGKMALVTGAAQGLGRAHCIRLAQEGARVLATDINGAGAAETAAIINAEMGEGTAFGIAHDVTDPAQWEAAVDAARDHLGGLNVLVNNAGIGVPGNIEACDFGDWQRCFDINVNSIFHGCQKALPLMREHAPGSIINISSIAGLIASDTMPAYNASKAAVWMLSKSIALHCAKKGMNIRCNSVHPTFVDTPILDGTAKAASLDKDVLLEKLARQIPLKFVGEPNDIANAVLYLASDESRFMTGAELKLDGGISAM; encoded by the coding sequence ATGGTAGGCAGAGTTGCGGGCAAGATGGCCCTCGTCACGGGGGCTGCGCAGGGCCTTGGCCGCGCGCATTGCATCCGTTTGGCGCAGGAAGGGGCGCGGGTGCTGGCGACCGATATCAACGGTGCGGGCGCGGCAGAGACTGCGGCGATCATCAATGCCGAGATGGGCGAAGGCACCGCTTTCGGGATCGCGCACGACGTAACCGACCCCGCTCAATGGGAAGCCGCAGTCGATGCCGCGCGCGACCATCTCGGCGGGCTCAACGTGCTGGTCAACAATGCCGGGATCGGGGTGCCGGGCAATATCGAAGCCTGCGATTTCGGGGACTGGCAGCGCTGCTTCGACATCAACGTGAACTCGATCTTCCACGGCTGCCAGAAGGCCCTGCCGCTGATGCGCGAACACGCGCCGGGTTCGATCATCAATATCTCCTCGATCGCCGGTCTGATCGCGAGCGACACCATGCCCGCATACAATGCCAGCAAGGCAGCGGTGTGGATGCTGTCGAAGTCGATCGCGCTCCACTGCGCCAAGAAGGGCATGAACATCCGCTGCAATTCGGTCCACCCGACCTTTGTCGACACCCCGATCCTTGACGGGACGGCCAAGGCTGCATCGCTCGACAAGGATGTGCTGCTGGAGAAGCTGGCGCGGCAGATCCCGCTGAAGTTCGTGGGCGAGCCCAATGATATCGCCAACGCGGTGCTCTATCTTGCGAGCGACGAGAGCCGCTTCATGACCGGTGCCGAGCTCAAGCTGGATGGCGGTATCTCGGCCATGTAA
- a CDS encoding enoyl-CoA hydratase, whose protein sequence is MFATETSNRLFAAAFSIVMSAAFFAYAIVPASPTLLA, encoded by the coding sequence ATGTTCGCCACCGAAACCTCGAACCGCCTGTTCGCCGCCGCTTTCTCGATCGTCATGTCGGCTGCGTTCTTCGCCTACGCCATCGTTCCGGCCAGCCCGACCCTGCTCGCCTGA
- a CDS encoding PspC domain-containing protein, whose protein sequence is MNNITGNSGGKPPRANFRLDKPNAKVFGVCAGIADYFGIDTMLVRIGFVAGALLGFGSFILIYLAIALIAD, encoded by the coding sequence ATGAACAACATCACGGGCAATTCCGGCGGCAAACCGCCCCGCGCGAACTTCCGCCTCGACAAGCCCAACGCCAAGGTCTTCGGCGTCTGCGCCGGGATTGCTGACTACTTCGGGATCGACACCATGCTGGTGCGGATCGGCTTCGTCGCCGGCGCGCTGCTCGGTTTCGGCAGCTTCATCCTGATCTACCTGGCGATCGCGCTGATCGCGGATTGA
- a CDS encoding NUDIX hydrolase yields MKDRDADLPEEVMWEGRFITTKKRGRWEYVGRARGIRAAAIIALDEDADGTRHVILVSQYRVPLSRFSLEVPAGLVGDDAGGEDESALTAAARELEEETGYRAANLEVLGEFYSSPGMVSECFTLLKATGLERVGEGGGTEGENITVHRVALRDLSRFVAEWRRAGHAVDVRIAMLLTPGYLGED; encoded by the coding sequence ATCAAAGACCGCGACGCCGATCTGCCCGAAGAGGTGATGTGGGAAGGCCGCTTCATCACCACCAAGAAGCGGGGGCGCTGGGAATATGTCGGCCGCGCGCGGGGTATCCGCGCCGCTGCGATCATCGCGCTGGACGAGGACGCCGATGGCACGCGCCACGTAATCCTTGTCAGCCAGTACCGCGTGCCGCTCTCGCGCTTCAGCCTTGAAGTCCCCGCAGGTCTCGTCGGCGATGATGCGGGCGGTGAGGACGAAAGCGCCCTCACCGCTGCCGCGCGCGAGCTGGAGGAAGAAACCGGCTACCGCGCAGCCAACCTTGAGGTGCTGGGGGAGTTCTACTCCTCGCCCGGCATGGTCTCGGAATGCTTCACGCTACTGAAAGCGACCGGCCTTGAACGCGTTGGCGAAGGCGGCGGCACCGAGGGCGAGAATATCACCGTCCACCGGGTTGCGCTGCGCGATCTTTCGCGCTTCGTGGCCGAGTGGCGGCGCGCAGGCCACGCGGTCGACGTGCGCATCGCGATGCTTTTGACACCGGGATACTTGGGAGAGGATTGA
- a CDS encoding N-succinylarginine dihydrolase, giving the protein MSQTEINFDGIVGPSHNYAGLSLGNIASANNAGDPSYPRAAALQGVAKMRGNLARLGVQGFLLPLPRPNHGLLEALALDDTTPPQLRAAAWSASSMWTANAATVSPAPDTADGRCHLTPANLVTMLHRAQEWPDTKRQLAVAFADTRHFAIHDAVPPTFGDEGAANHMRLCESHDAPGVEVFVYGRPGGRFPARQHEQASRIVARRHGLNPARTVFIEQNPDAIAAGAFHNDVVAVANGRVLFTHDEAFADQQGAYAAIRAAFPALEVVEVPSSAVTLQEAIRTYLFNAQLLTLPSGEMALIVPEECRESPSVWAWIQTMLAGNGPIRHVIPVDVRQSMANGGGPACLRLRVVCDPATVDPRFLLDEAKADLIERVIACTWPEQIDPSDIGSDSLAASVIAARLALLDALDLAQLG; this is encoded by the coding sequence ATGAGCCAGACAGAAATCAATTTCGACGGGATCGTCGGACCCTCGCACAACTATGCCGGGCTGAGCCTCGGTAATATCGCCAGCGCGAATAATGCGGGCGATCCGTCCTACCCGCGCGCGGCGGCGCTTCAGGGCGTGGCGAAGATGCGCGGCAATCTGGCGCGGCTTGGCGTGCAAGGCTTCCTGTTGCCGCTGCCCCGCCCCAATCACGGCCTGCTCGAAGCGCTTGCCTTAGACGACACCACCCCGCCGCAGCTGCGCGCCGCGGCTTGGTCTGCCTCGTCGATGTGGACCGCCAACGCCGCGACAGTCTCGCCCGCACCCGACACCGCCGACGGGCGCTGCCATCTGACGCCCGCCAACCTCGTCACCATGCTGCACCGCGCGCAGGAATGGCCCGATACCAAGCGCCAGCTCGCGGTCGCTTTCGCCGACACCCGCCATTTCGCCATCCACGATGCGGTGCCGCCCACCTTCGGCGATGAAGGCGCGGCCAACCATATGCGGCTGTGCGAAAGCCATGATGCCCCCGGTGTCGAGGTGTTCGTTTATGGCAGGCCCGGCGGCCGCTTCCCCGCGCGCCAGCACGAACAGGCCAGCCGCATCGTTGCCCGCCGCCACGGCCTCAATCCGGCGCGCACCGTGTTTATCGAGCAAAACCCCGATGCCATTGCAGCGGGCGCTTTCCACAATGATGTGGTCGCGGTTGCCAATGGCCGCGTTTTGTTCACCCATGACGAGGCCTTCGCCGACCAGCAAGGCGCCTACGCCGCGATCCGCGCCGCCTTCCCGGCGCTCGAAGTGGTCGAGGTACCATCCAGCGCGGTCACCTTGCAGGAGGCGATCCGCACCTATCTGTTCAACGCGCAACTGCTCACCCTGCCCTCAGGCGAGATGGCGCTGATCGTGCCCGAAGAATGCCGCGAGAGCCCGAGCGTGTGGGCATGGATCCAAACCATGCTCGCCGGAAACGGCCCGATCCGCCACGTCATCCCCGTCGATGTGCGGCAATCGATGGCGAACGGCGGCGGCCCTGCGTGCCTGCGCCTGCGCGTGGTGTGCGATCCGGCAACGGTCGATCCGCGCTTCCTGCTCGATGAAGCCAAGGCCGACCTGATCGAACGGGTTATCGCCTGCACCTGGCCCGAACAGATTGACCCGTCCGATATTGGGTCAGACAGTCTGGCGGCGAGCGTGATTGCCGCACGGCTGGCCTTGCTGGATGCGCTCGATCTGGCACAGCTTGGTTAA
- a CDS encoding malate synthase G, whose amino-acid sequence MTDMTNRAGIAIDSRLADFLETQVLTPLGRDVDAFWQGFAALLAEFAPRNAALLAKREDLQAQIDAWHVARAGKPHDAAAYKAFLTDIGYLVPEPGDFQIGTQNVDPEIATMAGPQLVVPILNARFLLNAANARWGSLYDAFYGTDALDAAPARPGGYDAARGAAVIARGRQFLDSAFPLARGSWAELAGREGVTLADPAQYIGETGKGVLLKNNGLHIEIVFDSSTPVGSTDKAGIADIIVESALTTIADCEDSVAAVDADDKLVAYTNWLGIIRGDLSESFEKGGKTLTRTLAGDKTYTAPDGTQHSLSGRSLMFVRNVGHLMTNPAIRLADGSEIPEGIMDAVFTSAISALDVEGHGKFGNSRCGSICIVKPKMHGPEECAFTNDLFDAVEDLLKLPRHTIKVGVMDEERRTSANLAACIYAVRDRIVFINTGFLDRTGDEIHTSMRAGPMLRKGAMKGSDWLKAYEARNVAIGLKHGLSGKAQIGKGMWAAPDLMGQMMVEKIAHLRAGANTAWVPSPTAATLHALHYHAEDVFAVQKSLPEPMGLDALLSIPLADGVNWSEAEINEELDNNCQGLLGYVVRWVDQGVGCSKVPDINDVGLMEDRATLRISSQHIANWLFHGVITEAQVMASLSRMAAKVDAQNAGDPLYEPLTGNENGAAFSAAKELIFKGVEQPSGYTEPLLHAWRLRKKAG is encoded by the coding sequence ATGACTGACATGACCAACCGCGCCGGTATCGCAATCGATTCCCGGCTGGCGGACTTCCTTGAAACGCAGGTTCTGACACCGCTGGGGCGCGATGTGGACGCCTTCTGGCAGGGCTTTGCCGCGCTGCTGGCCGAGTTCGCTCCGCGCAACGCGGCGCTGCTGGCCAAGCGCGAGGACTTGCAAGCGCAGATCGACGCGTGGCACGTCGCGCGTGCGGGCAAGCCGCATGACGCAGCGGCTTACAAGGCGTTCCTCACCGACATCGGCTACCTCGTGCCCGAGCCGGGCGACTTCCAGATCGGCACCCAGAACGTCGACCCCGAGATCGCCACCATGGCGGGGCCGCAGCTGGTGGTGCCGATCCTCAACGCCCGCTTCCTGCTCAACGCGGCCAATGCGCGCTGGGGGAGCTTGTATGATGCGTTCTACGGCACGGATGCGCTCGACGCAGCTCCGGCGCGGCCGGGCGGTTATGACGCAGCGCGCGGCGCGGCGGTGATCGCGCGGGGGCGGCAGTTCCTTGATTCGGCGTTCCCCTTGGCGCGTGGCAGCTGGGCCGAGCTTGCGGGCCGCGAGGGCGTGACGCTCGCCGATCCTGCGCAATATATCGGCGAGACGGGGAAGGGCGTTCTTCTCAAGAACAACGGCTTGCACATCGAAATTGTATTCGATTCGAGCACGCCTGTGGGTTCAACTGACAAGGCGGGTATCGCCGACATCATCGTCGAATCCGCGCTCACCACGATTGCAGATTGCGAGGACTCGGTCGCGGCGGTTGATGCCGACGACAAGCTGGTGGCCTACACCAACTGGCTCGGCATCATCCGCGGCGATCTATCGGAGAGCTTTGAAAAGGGCGGCAAGACCCTCACCCGCACGCTGGCAGGCGACAAAACCTACACCGCGCCGGACGGCACCCAGCACAGCCTTTCGGGCCGCAGCCTGATGTTCGTGCGCAATGTCGGCCACCTGATGACCAACCCGGCGATCCGCCTCGCTGATGGCAGCGAAATCCCTGAAGGTATCATGGACGCGGTCTTCACCAGCGCGATCTCCGCGCTCGATGTCGAGGGCCACGGCAAGTTCGGTAACTCACGCTGCGGCAGCATCTGCATCGTGAAGCCCAAGATGCACGGGCCGGAGGAATGTGCCTTCACCAACGACCTGTTCGACGCGGTTGAGGATTTGCTCAAACTCCCGCGCCATACCATCAAGGTCGGCGTGATGGACGAGGAGCGCCGCACTTCGGCGAACCTCGCCGCCTGTATTTACGCCGTGCGCGACCGGATCGTGTTCATCAACACCGGCTTCCTCGACCGGACGGGCGACGAAATCCACACCTCGATGCGGGCCGGGCCGATGCTGAGGAAGGGCGCGATGAAGGGTTCGGACTGGCTCAAGGCCTACGAGGCGCGCAACGTCGCCATCGGCCTCAAGCACGGCCTGTCGGGCAAGGCGCAGATCGGCAAGGGCATGTGGGCGGCGCCCGATCTGATGGGGCAGATGATGGTCGAAAAGATCGCCCACCTTCGCGCCGGGGCGAACACCGCATGGGTGCCATCGCCCACCGCCGCGACGCTCCACGCGCTGCATTACCATGCCGAGGATGTCTTCGCCGTGCAGAAGTCGCTCCCCGAACCGATGGGCCTCGACGCGCTGCTTAGCATTCCGCTGGCCGACGGGGTCAACTGGTCCGAGGCCGAGATCAACGAGGAGCTCGACAACAATTGTCAGGGCCTGCTCGGCTATGTGGTGCGCTGGGTCGATCAGGGCGTGGGCTGTTCCAAGGTGCCCGACATCAACGACGTCGGCCTGATGGAGGACCGCGCGACCTTGCGCATTTCCTCGCAGCACATCGCCAATTGGCTGTTCCACGGGGTGATTACCGAGGCGCAGGTGATGGCTTCGCTCAGCCGCATGGCCGCCAAGGTCGACGCGCAGAACGCGGGCGATCCGCTTTACGAGCCGCTCACCGGCAACGAAAACGGCGCGGCCTTTAGCGCGGCGAAGGAGCTGATCTTCAAGGGGGTGGAACAGCCGAGCGGCTACACTGAGCCGCTGCTCCATGCTTGGCGGTTGCGCAAGAAGGCGGGGTAG
- a CDS encoding hydrolase, translating to MREDGTLTAIDGAAMLAQVEAWSAINTGTANLAGLASQAAALAEAFAVLPGTVELVDPAPVTAIAADGSAVPKPHGQHLVVRVRPQANRRILLTGHMDTVFPADHAFQRLRWLDAETLNGPGVADMKGGIAVMLHALMAFEQTASASGLGYDVLINSDEETGSLASSALIAELAAGKLAALTYEPAALPDGTLAHERGGTGNYSITFTGKAAHAGRNPHEGRNAIVAAADLILRLKALETPEITINPAKLEGGAANNVVPDHAVLRFNIRPKTVEAGAAFDHALSHLLIDIQAAHGVATQRHGGVTRPPKTVDAAAQKLFDLVRACGAELGEDIRWQASGGVCDGNNIAACGVPVVDTMGVRGGAIHSPDEYLIVPSLVSRAALSARVITRLAQGHLEQGALS from the coding sequence ATGAGAGAGGATGGGACCCTGACCGCAATCGACGGCGCTGCCATGCTGGCGCAGGTCGAGGCGTGGAGCGCGATCAACACCGGCACCGCGAATCTCGCCGGGCTCGCCAGTCAGGCCGCCGCACTGGCTGAGGCCTTTGCGGTGCTCCCCGGCACGGTCGAACTGGTTGACCCCGCGCCGGTGACCGCCATTGCCGCGGATGGTTCTGCCGTCCCAAAGCCCCACGGCCAGCATCTGGTGGTGCGGGTGCGGCCCCAAGCCAATCGCCGCATCCTGCTAACCGGACATATGGACACGGTGTTTCCGGCTGATCATGCCTTCCAGCGCCTGCGTTGGCTCGACGCGGAGACGTTGAATGGCCCCGGTGTGGCTGACATGAAGGGCGGAATTGCCGTCATGCTCCACGCGCTGATGGCGTTCGAGCAGACCGCGAGTGCCTCGGGCCTTGGCTATGATGTGCTGATCAATTCCGACGAGGAAACCGGCTCGCTTGCCAGCAGCGCTCTGATCGCCGAGCTGGCAGCAGGCAAGCTTGCCGCGTTGACCTATGAACCGGCTGCCCTGCCCGATGGCACCCTAGCGCATGAGCGTGGGGGCACGGGGAACTATTCGATCACCTTCACCGGCAAGGCCGCTCATGCGGGGCGCAACCCGCATGAGGGGCGCAACGCGATTGTCGCGGCGGCCGATCTGATCTTGCGCTTGAAGGCGCTTGAAACGCCGGAGATCACCATCAACCCGGCCAAGCTCGAAGGCGGGGCGGCCAATAATGTCGTGCCCGATCATGCCGTGCTGCGCTTCAACATCCGCCCCAAGACAGTCGAGGCGGGCGCTGCGTTTGACCATGCGCTCAGCCACCTGTTGATCGACATTCAGGCCGCGCACGGCGTCGCAACGCAACGCCACGGCGGCGTCACTCGCCCACCCAAGACAGTCGATGCGGCTGCGCAAAAGCTGTTCGATCTGGTGCGCGCCTGCGGGGCGGAACTGGGCGAAGACATCCGCTGGCAAGCGTCCGGCGGCGTGTGTGACGGCAACAATATCGCTGCCTGCGGCGTCCCGGTGGTCGACACCATGGGCGTGCGCGGCGGTGCCATCCACAGTCCGGACGAATATCTCATCGTCCCCAGCCTCGTATCCCGCGCAGCCCTGTCTGCCCGCGTGATCACCCGACTTGCACAGGGCCATTTAGAACAGGGAGCCCTATCTTGA
- a CDS encoding GxxExxY protein — MSRDDDLEALVTVVIDMGLRLHQDLGPGLLESAYEMILFEKLRQRGIAVARQPPLGLLMNFGQPLFKDGIKRITNGYDAGPRP, encoded by the coding sequence ATGTCGCGCGATGACGATCTTGAGGCGCTGGTCACAGTGGTCATCGATATGGGCTTGCGGTTGCATCAGGACCTCGGCCCCGGCCTGCTCGAATCCGCCTATGAAATGATCCTGTTCGAGAAGCTCCGCCAGCGCGGTATTGCGGTCGCGCGACAGCCGCCGCTCGGTCTGCTGATGAATTTCGGGCAGCCGCTGTTCAAGGACGGCATAAAGCGCATCACCAACGGATATGACGCCGGCCCCCGCCCTTGA
- a CDS encoding TPM domain-containing protein: MNRLAFLLLALFALLAAPLAAQPTFPELSGRVVDTADILTPEVEARLTAKLEALETQSQRQLVVATIPDLQGYDISDYGYQLGRAWGLGDETRNDGALLIVAPNDRKVRIEVGYGLEGYLTDALSSLIIQNQILPAFRDGDFPGGIEAGTDAIIAQLQLPPEEAAKVASEASTARESDGGFPIGVLIWLAFMFFFFVLPILAGRGRRRKYRSKGDGPWGSRGLGDTARDVILWEVGSAIARGMISGGGGRGGGGFGGGGGFSGGGGSFGGGGASGGW; this comes from the coding sequence ATGAACCGCCTCGCCTTCCTCCTTCTCGCGCTATTCGCCCTGCTCGCCGCCCCCCTCGCCGCGCAGCCGACGTTTCCCGAACTCTCGGGGCGGGTGGTCGACACTGCCGATATCCTTACGCCCGAAGTCGAAGCGCGGCTGACTGCCAAGCTTGAGGCGCTGGAAACGCAGTCGCAGCGGCAGTTGGTGGTCGCCACGATCCCTGATCTGCAAGGCTACGACATTTCCGATTACGGCTACCAGCTGGGCCGAGCTTGGGGCCTTGGCGACGAGACCCGCAATGACGGCGCGCTGCTGATCGTCGCGCCGAATGATCGCAAGGTGCGGATCGAGGTCGGTTATGGCCTCGAAGGCTATCTCACCGACGCGTTATCCTCACTGATCATCCAGAACCAGATATTGCCCGCCTTTCGCGACGGCGATTTCCCCGGCGGGATCGAAGCAGGCACCGATGCGATTATCGCCCAGCTGCAATTGCCGCCTGAGGAAGCCGCCAAGGTCGCCAGTGAGGCAAGCACCGCGCGCGAAAGCGATGGCGGCTTTCCCATCGGCGTGCTGATCTGGCTTGCCTTCATGTTCTTCTTCTTCGTCCTACCGATCCTCGCCGGACGCGGACGGCGGCGTAAGTATCGCTCCAAGGGTGACGGCCCGTGGGGCAGTCGCGGTCTCGGAGACACAGCGCGCGACGTCATCTTGTGGGAAGTCGGAAGTGCGATTGCGCGCGGCATGATCTCGGGCGGCGGCGGCCGTGGCGGCGGCGGGTTTGGCGGCGGCGGCGGTTTTTCGGGTGGTGGCGGCTCATTCGGGGGCGGCGGCGCCTCGGGGGGATGGTAG
- a CDS encoding LemA family protein codes for MQISTMLRGAFAAVAALSLAACGINSVPTAEEEAKAKWADVEAQFQRRANLIPNLAEVTKGAGENERTILTQVTEARAKATSVNITGDDLNDPAKMEQFAAAQSQLGAGIGRLLASVEAYPTIQSNQNYLALQSQLEGTENRIAVAIRDYNEAVRKYNTTIRTFPDSIGANIIHGAEPMVPYKAVTAGAEAAPQLDMTNN; via the coding sequence ATGCAAATTTCCACCATGCTGCGCGGCGCCTTTGCGGCCGTTGCGGCGCTGAGCCTTGCCGCCTGCGGGATCAACTCGGTGCCGACCGCCGAGGAAGAGGCGAAGGCGAAGTGGGCCGATGTCGAAGCGCAGTTCCAGCGCCGCGCCAACCTCATCCCCAACCTTGCCGAAGTGACCAAGGGTGCGGGCGAGAACGAGCGCACGATCCTGACGCAGGTGACCGAGGCCCGCGCCAAGGCGACCAGTGTCAATATCACCGGCGATGATCTCAATGATCCGGCCAAGATGGAACAGTTCGCCGCCGCGCAGAGCCAGCTCGGCGCCGGGATCGGCCGCCTGCTTGCCAGCGTCGAGGCCTATCCGACCATCCAGTCGAACCAGAACTACCTCGCGCTGCAAAGCCAGCTCGAAGGCACCGAGAACCGCATCGCCGTCGCCATCCGCGACTATAACGAGGCGGTGCGCAAGTATAACACCACGATCCGCACCTTCCCGGATTCAATCGGCGCAAACATCATCCACGGGGCCGAACCGATGGTGCCTTACAAGGCCGTGACAGCGGGCGCCGAAGCCGCGCCGCAGCTCGATATGACGAATAACTGA
- a CDS encoding enoyl-CoA hydratase: MFGSDNLARLASAAFAVVLTVASFAYAIVPASPGMIA; encoded by the coding sequence ATGTTCGGCTCTGACAACCTCGCCCGCCTCGCTTCCGCTGCCTTCGCTGTCGTTCTGACCGTTGCCAGCTTCGCCTATGCCATCGTTCCTGCTAGCCCCGGCATGATCGCCTAA
- a CDS encoding arginine N-succinyltransferase, whose translation MTFRLRAARSADLEALYEMAKLTGGGFTNLPPDRAALKNKLERAEASFAKDTETLADELFVLVLEDARTGAVRGTCQLMSQVGQRWPFYSYRLNTLTQYSQELDRTVRAELLSLVTDLEGSSEVGGLFLHPNERAGGLGLLLARSRYLFVAMHRKRFADRILAELRGIIDERGGSPFWDGVAGRFFGMSFQDADYFNAINGNQFIADLMPKHPVYIAMLSEDARSVIGVPHPTGRAAMRMLEDEGFRAEGYVDIFDGGPTMVARTDSVTSVKNSSLRTVTAMSVAEGERAILATGRLGTFRACFGARVLDEDGGIAIDSASADLLDVCAGDMVWSVAR comes from the coding sequence TTGACCTTCCGTCTGCGCGCCGCGCGCTCTGCCGATCTCGAAGCGCTATACGAAATGGCCAAGCTGACGGGCGGCGGCTTCACCAACCTCCCGCCTGACCGCGCGGCGCTGAAGAACAAGCTCGAACGCGCCGAGGCATCCTTTGCCAAGGATACCGAGACGTTGGCGGACGAGTTGTTCGTGCTGGTGCTCGAAGACGCCCGCACAGGCGCGGTGCGTGGCACATGCCAGTTGATGAGCCAGGTCGGCCAGCGCTGGCCGTTCTATTCCTACCGGCTCAACACCCTGACGCAGTATTCGCAGGAGCTTGACCGCACCGTGCGGGCCGAATTGCTCAGCCTCGTCACCGACCTTGAGGGGTCGAGCGAGGTCGGCGGGCTGTTCCTCCATCCCAATGAGCGCGCAGGCGGGCTCGGCCTGCTGCTCGCCCGGTCGCGCTATCTGTTCGTGGCCATGCACCGCAAACGCTTTGCCGACCGCATTCTGGCCGAGCTACGCGGCATCATCGACGAGCGCGGCGGATCGCCGTTCTGGGACGGGGTCGCGGGTCGGTTCTTCGGGATGAGCTTTCAGGACGCGGACTATTTCAACGCGATCAACGGCAACCAGTTCATCGCCGACCTGATGCCCAAGCACCCGGTCTATATTGCCATGCTGAGCGAGGATGCGCGGAGCGTCATCGGCGTCCCCCACCCCACCGGCCGCGCGGCGATGCGGATGCTGGAGGACGAAGGCTTCCGCGCCGAGGGCTATGTCGACATCTTCGACGGCGGGCCGACGATGGTCGCGCGCACCGACAGCGTCACCAGCGTCAAGAACAGCTCCTTGCGCACAGTCACCGCGATGTCCGTGGCCGAGGGCGAGCGCGCCATTCTGGCGACCGGGCGGCTCGGCACCTTCCGGGCGTGCTTCGGGGCGCGGGTGTTGGACGAGGACGGCGGCATCGCCATCGATTCGGCCAGCGCCGATCTGCTCGATGTGTGCGCAGGCGACATGGTGTGGAGCGTGGCGCGATGA
- a CDS encoding TPM domain-containing protein produces MGRSLFLAFAALLTIGCAAEGQDAQAAPTMALTGSVVDGAAILSPEFEQRLTARLAALEQETKVQLVVATTPDLEGRTIAAYALDLANGWGLGDKDRDDGLLLLVAPTERQVRIEVGRGLEASVRDEDAAAIIGEDILPHFRDAQFEAGITGGVEGLVREVTPIPMKAAA; encoded by the coding sequence GTGGGTCGCTCGCTGTTCCTCGCCTTTGCCGCGCTGCTGACAATCGGCTGCGCGGCTGAAGGGCAGGATGCACAGGCCGCGCCCACGATGGCATTGACCGGGAGTGTGGTGGACGGAGCGGCGATCCTATCGCCTGAGTTCGAGCAGCGCCTGACCGCTCGGCTCGCCGCTCTCGAACAGGAGACGAAGGTGCAATTGGTGGTCGCTACGACACCCGATCTCGAAGGCCGCACCATTGCGGCATACGCGCTCGATCTCGCCAATGGCTGGGGTCTGGGCGACAAAGATCGTGACGACGGATTGCTGCTGCTGGTCGCCCCCACAGAACGACAAGTTCGGATCGAAGTCGGCCGCGGGCTCGAAGCCTCGGTTCGCGATGAGGACGCTGCCGCAATTATTGGTGAGGATATCCTCCCGCATTTTCGCGATGCTCAGTTCGAGGCCGGTATCACTGGCGGCGTCGAAGGATTGGTGCGCGAAGTGACACCGATTCCGATGAAAGCCGCAGCATGA